A single window of Ignavibacteriota bacterium DNA harbors:
- a CDS encoding aryl-sulfate sulfotransferase, with the protein MFQHLHRIITFVVIFTFSTQLLLLSSELKQEDKRPFNKVKNPILLNLPDDFPEMIIDTVNNPANGNILMECFQVSSPDANYIMILDNEGNVVWYDKPENQGIDFKVQPNGRYSYASRVEIGDKYQAGPLTVQNLYVQHMIMNEEKQIIDSVQMQNEYLADIHEFRILPNGNYLLIAYERVPIDMSEVIPGGDPNATIVGTVIQELDKNKECVYQWRSLDFIPVLATKDDVRKAIFEHVHGNSLFMDRDGHVISTFPTTFEIVKIDMITGELIWRLGGDNSDFEITGENEIDKPYYFRMQHDAKILPNGNLLFYDNAVQKTSGWSSRAVEYSIDEAGKTAHLVWEYKHNPPISAFAMGSAQRLDNGNTLINWGLMFTGLSKGLTEVTPDKDKVFELTLPKLNFSYRAQKIELPACQPIASVDRFEMMKGNTYKFDIGDNKTGIEIYFKELDAFLYNMMSVKKYNCAPLDPEFEGEAPVLLDGRYFLEPQLIYSFTSEVRFDLNSIAPHISADKLIVFSRDKEGEGIFIPHETRVDAANNKLIANTSKFGEYVIGFLRDAEFILEPRLMYPHNDKVFNNGDTVRIVWSSTGRFDDFQIQISNDNSFSEIIFDSVQVKSSVLYKADFEENKEYFWRVKTSYRDLESGWSSTGKFSFFAPFLSINYPAGGEILKKDTTVKISWNTNSSDSLSLELLLDGSQEALISEGIFSHFNAMNWKIPNTLPNGVNYTVKITDKISGITTESNSFAIQGAVSVDENTNELQADFRITPNPANEYVQIYFNLPNAEYLNIAIYDVMGFKQQTILNTNLNEGAYSLPINITNYPAGVYYCILKTSNYTLTQKIVVIR; encoded by the coding sequence ATGTTTCAACATTTACACAGAATAATAACTTTTGTTGTTATTTTTACCTTTTCAACCCAATTACTATTATTATCATCTGAGTTAAAACAAGAAGATAAAAGACCATTCAACAAAGTCAAAAACCCAATTTTATTGAATTTGCCAGATGACTTTCCCGAAATGATTATTGATACAGTAAATAATCCAGCTAATGGAAATATCCTAATGGAATGCTTTCAGGTATCATCGCCGGACGCTAATTATATTATGATACTTGACAATGAGGGAAATGTAGTTTGGTATGATAAGCCTGAGAATCAAGGGATTGATTTCAAAGTTCAACCTAATGGCAGGTATTCTTATGCTTCCAGAGTTGAGATTGGAGACAAGTATCAGGCTGGACCACTAACAGTTCAGAATCTGTATGTACAGCATATGATTATGAATGAAGAAAAGCAAATTATTGATTCAGTTCAAATGCAAAATGAGTATCTGGCAGATATTCACGAATTTAGAATTTTACCTAATGGCAATTATTTACTAATTGCTTATGAAAGAGTGCCAATTGATATGAGCGAAGTAATTCCCGGGGGTGATCCAAATGCTACAATAGTTGGTACAGTTATTCAAGAATTGGACAAAAACAAAGAATGTGTTTATCAGTGGCGCAGTCTGGATTTTATTCCGGTTTTAGCTACTAAGGATGATGTAAGAAAAGCAATATTTGAGCATGTTCATGGAAATTCATTATTTATGGATAGAGACGGGCATGTGATATCAACATTCCCTACTACTTTTGAAATTGTAAAAATTGATATGATTACCGGAGAGTTGATTTGGAGGCTCGGTGGCGACAATAGCGATTTTGAAATTACAGGCGAAAATGAAATTGATAAGCCATATTATTTCCGAATGCAGCATGACGCAAAAATACTTCCAAACGGAAATTTGCTTTTTTACGACAATGCTGTTCAGAAGACATCAGGATGGAGTTCCCGTGCAGTTGAATACTCAATTGATGAAGCAGGAAAGACTGCCCACCTTGTATGGGAGTACAAGCACAATCCTCCAATTTCTGCATTTGCGATGGGCTCAGCTCAGAGATTAGATAATGGTAATACCTTGATTAACTGGGGTCTTATGTTCACCGGATTAAGCAAAGGTTTGACCGAAGTTACACCAGATAAAGATAAAGTATTTGAATTGACACTTCCGAAATTAAATTTCAGTTACAGAGCCCAAAAAATAGAACTTCCTGCCTGCCAGCCTATTGCAAGTGTTGACCGGTTTGAAATGATGAAAGGCAATACATATAAGTTTGATATCGGAGACAATAAAACAGGGATAGAAATTTATTTCAAAGAACTTGATGCATTTTTATATAATATGATGAGTGTCAAAAAATATAATTGTGCTCCTTTAGATCCTGAATTTGAAGGCGAGGCTCCTGTTCTGCTTGATGGTCGCTATTTTCTTGAGCCACAATTGATATATTCATTTACCAGTGAAGTCAGATTCGATTTGAACTCTATAGCTCCACATATTTCAGCCGATAAATTAATTGTTTTTTCGCGAGACAAGGAAGGTGAAGGTATATTTATACCTCATGAAACCCGAGTTGATGCTGCAAATAATAAATTGATAGCCAATACTTCAAAATTTGGAGAGTATGTTATTGGATTCTTACGTGATGCTGAGTTTATTCTCGAGCCAAGACTGATGTATCCTCACAATGATAAAGTATTTAATAATGGAGATACTGTAAGAATAGTTTGGTCTTCAACCGGAAGATTTGATGATTTCCAAATTCAAATATCCAATGATAATAGTTTTTCAGAAATTATTTTTGACAGCGTGCAAGTGAAATCATCTGTGCTATACAAAGCTGATTTTGAAGAGAATAAAGAGTACTTTTGGAGAGTAAAAACAAGTTATCGTGATTTGGAAAGTGGTTGGTCGTCAACAGGAAAATTTAGTTTTTTTGCACCATTCTTGTCAATAAATTATCCTGCCGGTGGTGAGATTCTAAAGAAAGATACTACCGTAAAAATCAGCTGGAATACTAACAGTTCAGACTCGTTGTCTCTTGAACTATTGTTGGACGGAAGTCAGGAAGCTCTGATATCCGAAGGTATTTTCAGCCATTTTAATGCTATGAACTGGAAAATTCCAAATACATTACCTAACGGAGTGAATTATACTGTAAAAATAACTGATAAAATCTCCGGTATAACCACTGAAAGTAATTCATTTGCAATTCAGGGCGCTGTTAGTGTTGATGAAAATACAAACGAACTTCAAGCCGATTTTAGAATAACACCGAATCCGGCTAACGAATATGTGCAGATTTATTTCAACCTACCAAACGCCGAGTATTTGAATATTGCAATTTATGATGTCATGGGCTTCAAGCAGCAGACAATATTAAATACAAATTTAAATGAAGGTGCTTACAGCTTACCAATAAATATAACCAATTATCCAGCAGGTGTATATTATTGCATTCTTAAAACAAGTAATTATACATTAACTCAAAAAATAGTTGTAATTAGGTAA
- a CDS encoding T9SS type A sorting domain-containing protein: MKSFVLSLLLIIFTATVAESQLVNKWESIDNTTRNYTYQMRTKIMDALDKDKLISFDSDVANTGWFVKYTTDGGKTFDKILQTTSFQYDFHSLSFPADEHFYIVGDSTEYLTMVGFNDYYKRTAILFSSFDGGKNWNYFKFDSNSTIRNIDMASAKLGLASKMTVGNYYNNTVISYGDTLLWTDDGFQTIQKITLPVENMLVASIKMFDEDNFVILVQKSSQSIRKYIKTSDRGKTWVDFADAQSTRIIEFVDQNTAFRVDDRRKESNPDQWETLISKTTDGGNSWLGLFTPTDEKWTDYRALTISCADENNILIGGLYSMIYKSTDGGITWLKHNLPNGVDGGIDMEYDAVREVMYLEKDVAYAIAARLMFKMGTEMNLMRPYLFAHSNRVSPIDLKVSWTSVEGALSYRYQLAKATSNNVYSYEVFNNPVLDTIVDSLEIMLPDLDYDQCYYARVKALGEGIESDWFIRASHFCTFVDNNFVIPPKFIKPLSGERIKTSEIEFIWTSVSGAELYEFQLNNMPYFQSNLLSDETTTDTSITIPTPSYENTDFVARVRVNDGKIISEWRYLTFRLADPLSINVSISESGIEIFPNPASDFITINMESIRACSNGNNNGASPIASIEIFDMLGLEVMNVGTGLELSTLRIDISHLPAGMYFIKIIGSNGACSIVEKFVKL, encoded by the coding sequence ATGAAAAGTTTTGTACTAAGTTTATTGCTTATTATTTTCACGGCAACAGTTGCCGAATCGCAACTTGTCAATAAATGGGAATCAATTGACAACACAACAAGAAATTATACTTATCAAATGCGTACAAAAATTATGGATGCACTCGATAAAGACAAGTTGATTTCTTTTGATAGTGATGTTGCAAATACCGGATGGTTTGTCAAATATACTACAGATGGAGGCAAGACATTTGATAAAATACTGCAAACCACAAGTTTTCAATACGATTTTCACTCATTGTCATTTCCGGCTGACGAACATTTTTATATTGTAGGTGATTCAACCGAATATCTTACAATGGTAGGGTTTAATGATTATTACAAAAGAACTGCGATACTATTTTCCAGTTTTGACGGTGGTAAGAATTGGAATTATTTCAAGTTTGATTCAAATTCAACTATTAGAAATATTGATATGGCTTCCGCAAAATTAGGTTTGGCATCAAAAATGACCGTTGGAAACTACTACAATAATACTGTAATCAGTTATGGCGACACGCTTTTATGGACAGATGACGGATTTCAAACAATTCAAAAAATAACATTGCCCGTTGAAAATATGCTTGTTGCCTCAATCAAAATGTTTGATGAAGATAATTTTGTAATTCTTGTGCAAAAAAGTTCCCAATCAATTAGAAAATATATCAAAACAAGCGACAGAGGCAAAACTTGGGTAGATTTTGCAGATGCTCAAAGTACAAGAATTATCGAATTTGTTGACCAAAATACTGCTTTCAGAGTTGATGACAGACGTAAAGAATCTAATCCCGACCAATGGGAAACATTAATATCCAAAACAACAGATGGTGGCAATAGCTGGCTCGGGCTTTTTACGCCAACTGATGAAAAATGGACTGATTACAGAGCCCTTACAATATCCTGCGCCGATGAAAACAATATACTTATCGGCGGATTATACAGTATGATTTATAAAAGTACAGATGGTGGCATAACATGGCTTAAGCATAATTTACCAAACGGAGTAGATGGCGGTATTGATATGGAGTATGATGCTGTAAGAGAAGTCATGTATCTGGAAAAAGATGTGGCTTATGCAATTGCAGCAAGGTTGATGTTCAAAATGGGAACTGAGATGAATTTAATGAGACCTTACCTCTTTGCTCACAGTAACAGAGTATCACCAATTGATTTAAAAGTGAGCTGGACTTCTGTCGAAGGTGCATTAAGTTACCGCTATCAGTTAGCAAAAGCAACATCGAATAATGTCTATAGCTATGAGGTATTTAATAATCCTGTCTTAGATACCATTGTTGACAGTCTCGAAATAATGCTGCCTGATCTTGATTATGACCAATGCTACTATGCTCGAGTAAAAGCATTAGGCGAGGGAATAGAAAGCGACTGGTTTATAAGGGCAAGTCATTTCTGTACTTTTGTTGATAATAATTTTGTTATTCCACCAAAATTTATCAAACCGCTTTCAGGTGAACGAATCAAAACAAGTGAAATTGAATTTATCTGGACATCTGTTTCAGGTGCCGAACTCTACGAATTTCAGCTTAATAATATGCCATACTTTCAATCAAATTTATTGTCTGATGAAACTACGACAGACACAAGCATAACTATTCCAACTCCTTCTTATGAAAATACCGACTTTGTAGCAAGAGTCAGAGTAAACGATGGCAAAATTATTTCTGAATGGAGATACTTGACCTTCAGATTAGCCGACCCATTAAGCATAAATGTAAGTATAAGCGAATCAGGAATCGAAATTTTCCCCAATCCCGCAAGCGATTTCATCACAATAAATATGGAAAGCATTAGAGCTTGCTCCAATGGAAATAACAATGGGGCAAGCCCCATTGCTTCCATTGAAATATTCGATATGCTCGGTTTAGAAGTAATGAACGTAGGGACAGGGCTTGAACTGTCCACTCTAAGAATTGATATATCCCACTTGCCCGCAGGCATGTATTTCATTAAAATTATTGGAAGCAATGGAGCTTGCTCTATTGTTGAGAAATTTGTGAAGTTGTAG
- a CDS encoding tetratricopeptide repeat protein, which yields MIKTYYILIFSTFFLLCNSELRSDEINIDSLYQSALNKYNDSQFEDALSELNALIAIDSTISEFFNARGTVNYQLDNFEEAIKDFSNSIRLGIEKPDALINRANTFARMKNFDRAMSDFSKALDIDSKNTSLYYSRGIFYAELGRHLDAIKDFSIIIAIDPKNARAFYSRAMSYYEIENLVDALKDLNEAIKINPQFTDAYKLRGPIKQKTGHFEEAIDDYSYVIKQDNNNINALFNRALSYQALGDDRLALNDYTNVLSLEENKIAYFNRGLIYYEMDEIEKAISDYDNVLRLAPADVEALNNRANILYEAKKYDKAVEDFSALLAISESSDFYFSRGNCYFNLGKYDLAIKDFSQAIKQDPNSLQTFYNRGRAYKNLGNIDAALKDYDKFITLAKNDHSYARYVESVMKEVESLKRSSRE from the coding sequence TTGATTAAGACTTACTACATATTGATTTTTTCAACATTTTTTTTGCTTTGCAATTCAGAATTAAGAAGTGATGAAATCAATATTGATTCTCTTTATCAGTCCGCTTTGAATAAATATAACGATAGTCAATTTGAAGATGCTCTTTCAGAACTAAATGCCCTGATTGCTATTGACAGCACAATTTCAGAATTTTTCAATGCTCGCGGAACTGTGAATTACCAACTTGATAATTTCGAAGAAGCGATAAAAGATTTCTCCAATTCAATCAGACTCGGAATCGAAAAGCCAGATGCACTCATCAACAGAGCCAATACTTTCGCAAGAATGAAAAATTTCGACCGTGCAATGAGTGATTTTTCCAAGGCACTTGACATTGATTCAAAAAATACTTCATTATACTACAGTCGGGGAATATTTTATGCTGAGCTTGGAAGACATTTGGACGCTATCAAGGATTTCAGCATCATCATTGCGATTGACCCTAAGAATGCAAGAGCTTTTTACAGTCGTGCTATGAGCTATTACGAGATTGAAAATTTGGTAGATGCTTTAAAAGATTTAAATGAAGCAATCAAAATCAATCCGCAATTTACTGATGCTTACAAACTTCGCGGACCAATTAAGCAAAAAACAGGGCATTTTGAAGAAGCAATTGATGATTACTCATACGTAATTAAGCAAGACAATAACAATATCAATGCTTTATTTAACCGCGCCTTATCCTATCAGGCATTAGGTGATGACAGGCTTGCTTTAAATGATTATACAAACGTTTTAAGTCTTGAAGAAAATAAGATAGCATATTTCAATCGTGGGTTAATTTACTACGAAATGGACGAAATTGAGAAAGCAATATCAGATTATGACAATGTACTTCGTTTGGCTCCTGCAGATGTTGAAGCACTAAACAACAGGGCAAATATACTTTACGAAGCCAAAAAGTATGATAAAGCCGTTGAAGATTTCTCAGCATTACTTGCAATTTCTGAAAGTTCAGACTTTTATTTCAGTCGTGGCAACTGTTATTTCAATTTAGGGAAATATGATTTAGCAATCAAAGATTTCTCACAAGCTATAAAGCAAGACCCGAACTCATTACAGACATTTTATAATCGTGGTAGAGCATATAAAAATTTAGGTAATATTGATGCTGCCCTGAAAGACTATGATAAATTTATCACTCTTGCAAAAAATGACCATTCCTACGCCCGCTATGTCGAGAGTGTTATGAAGGAAGTGGAATCTCTTAAGCGTTCTTCGAGAGAATAA
- a CDS encoding dihydroorotate dehydrogenase-like protein: MADLSTKYLGLRLRSPIIAASSGMTRTSHLLQELEKKGVGAVILKSIFEEEITAELNAQMANSNRPSTIYPEIYDAFDYSDMEDSVSKYLFLIEEAKRTLTIPVIGSVNCVSSHEWTLFAKRIEEAGADALELNMFILPSDFNRTGEDNEKVYFEVIEKVKKVVSIPVSLKISYYFSNLGSMIQRLSNTGIDGLVLFNRFFSPDIDIDNLKIVPTNIYSTPAELSISLRWIAIMAQRVGCDLAASTGVHDGSAVVKQLLAGANAVQVASTLYKNGFDKITEMNNFLTEWMEEHNYSTIDDFRGKMSQASTKNPAAYERVQFMMHFAGKGVN, translated from the coding sequence ATGGCTGACTTATCAACAAAGTACTTAGGATTGAGATTAAGAAGTCCTATAATAGCTGCAAGTTCAGGTATGACACGTACATCTCACCTGCTTCAGGAACTCGAAAAAAAAGGCGTGGGTGCTGTAATCCTTAAATCAATTTTCGAAGAGGAAATTACCGCCGAGCTAAATGCACAAATGGCAAATTCCAACAGACCATCAACAATTTACCCTGAAATCTATGATGCTTTCGATTATTCTGATATGGAAGACAGCGTCTCGAAATATCTTTTCCTTATCGAAGAAGCTAAACGCACTCTTACTATTCCTGTAATTGGCAGCGTAAATTGTGTTTCATCTCATGAATGGACTTTATTTGCCAAACGAATCGAAGAAGCAGGTGCCGATGCTTTAGAGCTTAATATGTTTATTTTGCCTTCCGATTTCAATCGTACAGGTGAAGACAACGAAAAAGTTTATTTCGAGGTTATTGAGAAAGTGAAAAAAGTGGTTTCTATACCGGTTTCACTTAAAATTAGCTACTACTTTTCAAATCTTGGCAGTATGATTCAGAGACTTTCCAATACAGGTATTGATGGATTAGTTCTATTCAATCGCTTCTTCAGCCCCGATATTGATATTGACAATTTGAAAATCGTACCGACAAATATTTACAGTACACCTGCTGAGCTTTCTATTTCATTGCGATGGATTGCAATTATGGCTCAGCGTGTTGGTTGTGATTTAGCCGCTTCTACAGGTGTTCACGACGGATCTGCTGTCGTCAAGCAATTGCTCGCAGGTGCTAATGCAGTTCAGGTCGCATCTACACTTTACAAAAACGGTTTTGACAAAATTACTGAAATGAATAATTTCCTTACTGAATGGATGGAAGAACATAATTATTCTACAATTGATGATTTCCGTGGCAAAATGTCCCAAGCTTCAACTAAGAATCCTGCCGCTTATGAGCGCGTTCAGTTTATGATGCACTTTGCAGGTAAGGGCGTGAATTAA
- a CDS encoding TolC family protein, with product MKKIVLLLVIISFGNLTAQQGVRKTYTLQECLDIATRMNFDVILSEAQVATSGADITQAFGAYLPQIDFNMGYQRILNPEGQRSVNVGGVIIETPGTNPNSYFMNAGAGISIFDGFAREANYSRAQDQLSANQLSLDQTIQQVRFTVYLQYVDVIRNSQLVKIRKENFNQGRQELDRIRAQYDAGFIPVNVVYSQEAELGNREIEIIDAENRLNISKTTLMSTMGINPDFESEFLESSLPTTIDPLDIEIFRRRTGTLQSAMKIALENRSDLKASELALEASKSQITIANSGYIPQISASGGWRWNHFEFEKFSEFGRAFAGLSLSMPIFDNFRTNLQIQNAKLQVSQAEIQKQRIELAIKQAVQNSLLNLEAAEKQLEISERSLKASEKNFEVTSERFRQGAANITDYTLANMQFITSQINRITAVYNYLAAMREVEFATGNMR from the coding sequence ATGAAAAAAATAGTATTATTGTTAGTGATAATTAGTTTCGGGAATCTAACTGCACAACAGGGCGTCAGAAAAACTTATACCTTGCAGGAATGCCTTGATATCGCTACCCGAATGAATTTTGATGTCATACTCAGCGAAGCACAGGTTGCCACATCAGGAGCAGATATAACTCAGGCATTTGGAGCTTATCTACCTCAGATTGATTTTAATATGGGTTATCAGAGGATTCTTAATCCCGAGGGGCAGCGTTCAGTAAATGTCGGTGGAGTAATTATAGAAACACCGGGAACAAACCCTAATTCATATTTTATGAATGCAGGAGCCGGAATCAGCATATTTGACGGATTTGCCCGTGAAGCTAATTATTCAAGAGCCCAAGATCAACTGAGCGCAAATCAATTAAGTCTTGATCAAACAATTCAACAAGTCAGATTTACTGTATACTTGCAATATGTTGATGTCATTCGCAATTCTCAGCTTGTAAAAATCAGAAAAGAAAATTTCAATCAGGGCAGGCAGGAGCTGGATAGAATCAGGGCGCAGTATGATGCCGGATTCATACCTGTAAATGTGGTTTATTCACAGGAAGCTGAACTGGGAAACAGAGAAATCGAAATTATTGATGCAGAAAACAGACTAAATATCTCCAAAACCACGCTGATGTCAACAATGGGAATTAACCCTGATTTTGAATCAGAATTTCTTGAATCAAGCCTGCCTACTACAATTGACCCACTTGATATAGAAATATTTCGCAGACGTACTGGCACTTTGCAATCCGCAATGAAAATTGCTCTCGAAAACAGAAGTGATTTAAAAGCAAGCGAACTTGCATTAGAAGCATCAAAATCTCAAATAACAATAGCAAATTCCGGCTATATACCGCAAATATCTGCTTCCGGCGGCTGGAGATGGAATCATTTTGAATTTGAAAAATTTTCGGAATTTGGAAGGGCATTTGCCGGGCTTTCGCTTTCGATGCCAATATTTGATAATTTCAGGACAAATCTCCAAATCCAAAATGCAAAACTTCAGGTTAGTCAGGCAGAAATCCAAAAACAAAGAATAGAATTAGCCATTAAGCAGGCAGTTCAGAATTCACTTTTAAACTTGGAAGCTGCTGAAAAGCAACTTGAAATATCTGAAAGATCACTAAAAGCATCAGAAAAGAATTTTGAAGTAACTTCTGAGCGTTTCCGTCAGGGAGCAGCAAACATAACAGATTACACTCTTGCAAATATGCAATTTATAACATCACAAATTAATAGAATTACAGCCGTATATAACTATTTAGCAGCAATGAGAGAAGTAGAGTTCGCTACAGGAAATATGAGGTAA
- a CDS encoding efflux RND transporter periplasmic adaptor subunit, producing MAKKKKRTGLWITLGIIIIAVVGISFFMSGKKNEAISVTTTKVSKKTITQTVSAIGKIQPETEVKISSQVSGEIIFLGVKEGDNVKKGQLLVRIKPDLIEPQLKQMRAAADASKMEISITEAEKERAESDMKRIAELYKKEFISKQEFETAKATASRAISSYQAALSRYQASLAQLGQIESERDRASIYSPIDGVITLLSVEIGEKVVGTGMMAGTELMRVSDLSVMNAVVDVDENDIILVKKGDTAYIEIDALDDVKVMGSVYEIGHSAKSSLLGTQDQVINFEVKVRLIDNEPRLRPGMSSNVDIHTETRYNVIAVPLQAVTVRDVQADRAPDVDKNNGSGPGQKTAEIKSQKYSRPPSVVFVNNNSTAKMVQVETGISDKGFIEITSGLSDSDEIISGSYLAVSKDLTDGAKITIDTLSTKKFPRK from the coding sequence ATGGCAAAGAAAAAGAAAAGAACAGGACTTTGGATTACCTTAGGCATTATAATTATCGCTGTGGTGGGAATATCATTCTTTATGTCCGGCAAGAAGAATGAAGCTATAAGTGTTACAACCACTAAGGTTTCTAAAAAGACTATAACTCAGACAGTTTCAGCTATAGGCAAGATTCAGCCGGAGACTGAGGTAAAAATCAGCTCTCAGGTATCAGGAGAAATAATTTTCTTGGGAGTTAAAGAAGGCGATAATGTAAAAAAAGGGCAGTTACTTGTACGAATCAAGCCTGATCTTATAGAGCCTCAGCTTAAGCAAATGAGGGCTGCAGCCGATGCCTCAAAAATGGAAATCAGTATAACCGAAGCTGAAAAAGAACGTGCAGAATCTGATATGAAGCGAATTGCTGAACTTTATAAAAAAGAATTCATTTCCAAGCAGGAATTTGAAACTGCTAAAGCTACTGCTTCAAGAGCAATCAGCTCATATCAAGCGGCATTATCGCGTTATCAGGCATCACTTGCTCAGCTTGGTCAAATTGAAAGTGAACGCGACCGAGCTTCAATTTATTCACCTATTGACGGTGTTATTACTTTGCTTTCAGTTGAAATTGGTGAGAAAGTCGTTGGTACAGGGATGATGGCTGGTACTGAGCTTATGAGAGTTTCTGATTTATCTGTGATGAATGCAGTTGTAGATGTGGACGAGAATGATATTATTCTTGTTAAAAAAGGTGATACCGCATATATTGAAATTGATGCTCTTGATGATGTAAAAGTCATGGGTTCAGTTTATGAAATTGGGCATTCTGCAAAATCAAGTCTTCTTGGTACACAAGATCAGGTAATCAACTTTGAAGTAAAAGTAAGATTAATTGATAATGAACCAAGATTACGCCCGGGAATGAGCTCAAATGTAGATATACATACCGAAACACGTTATAACGTAATAGCAGTTCCTCTTCAGGCAGTAACAGTCAGAGATGTACAGGCTGACAGAGCACCCGATGTAGATAAAAATAACGGCTCGGGTCCGGGACAAAAAACTGCTGAAATTAAATCTCAGAAATATTCAAGACCGCCATCTGTCGTTTTTGTAAATAATAATAGTACAGCAAAAATGGTGCAGGTCGAGACCGGCATTAGTGATAAAGGTTTTATTGAAATTACTTCAGGTCTCAGCGATAGCGATGAGATTATTTCAGGTAGCTATTTGGCTGTTAGCAAGGATTTGACTGATGGTGCTAAAATAACAATTGATACTTTATCAACCAAAAAATTTCCAAGAAAGTAA
- a CDS encoding ABC transporter ATP-binding protein → MIDIKNIAKIYDMGAEKVYALRDVTLDIKKNEYVAIMGPSGSGKSTLMNILGCLDTPTSGHYFFTNEDVSNMDDNDLAEIRNKEIGFVFQTFNLLPRATAVKNVELPLVYAGVSSSLRYEKAKKTLEDVGLGDRITHKPNELSGGQRQRVAVARALVTNPSIILADEPTGNLDSKTGEEIMKLFNDLWVAGNTIIIVTHEEEIALHANRIIRLRDGLIESDTINPNQVSYN, encoded by the coding sequence ATAATTGATATAAAGAATATTGCAAAAATATACGATATGGGCGCAGAGAAAGTCTATGCTCTTCGTGATGTTACTCTTGACATTAAAAAAAATGAGTACGTAGCAATAATGGGACCTTCCGGCTCGGGTAAATCTACTCTTATGAATATTCTCGGCTGCCTGGATACTCCAACAAGCGGTCATTATTTCTTCACAAATGAAGATGTCTCAAATATGGATGATAATGATTTAGCTGAAATACGCAATAAGGAAATTGGATTTGTTTTTCAGACTTTCAATCTTCTTCCCCGAGCCACAGCAGTCAAAAATGTCGAGCTTCCGCTGGTTTATGCAGGAGTTTCGAGCTCACTAAGATATGAAAAGGCAAAGAAGACATTGGAAGATGTTGGGTTGGGAGACAGAATTACACACAAACCAAATGAGCTTTCAGGTGGACAAAGACAGAGAGTCGCTGTTGCAAGGGCTCTTGTAACTAATCCATCGATAATTTTAGCTGACGAACCAACCGGAAATCTTGATTCAAAAACAGGTGAAGAAATAATGAAACTCTTTAACGATTTGTGGGTAGCAGGCAATACAATAATAATTGTAACACATGAAGAAGAAATTGCTCTTCACGCTAATAGAATTATCAGACTAAGAGACGGACTTATAGAAAGTGATACTATCAATCCAAATCAGGTAAGCTACAACTAA
- a CDS encoding RDD family protein — translation MANEMNTRNFADFVPDYSEPDPYEYRVGFLRRLAAYIIDYVLISLLITIAIFATGQADELMDASMNIWKTFNKQELMDVALGVVPIAGVITLLYFSSELFLGASLGKLLLSIRIGSDDRYPAPFTKLFARYILKNIGVVFALIGSAVSILVIDLAGDFLQFVIYIGFLFTIGRRSQGFHDMLSATAVYYTNELIDNNNINQE, via the coding sequence ATGGCAAACGAAATGAATACAAGAAATTTTGCGGATTTTGTACCAGATTATTCTGAGCCGGATCCGTACGAATATAGAGTCGGTTTTTTAAGAAGGTTAGCAGCTTATATAATTGATTATGTGCTAATTTCATTACTAATTACAATCGCCATATTTGCAACAGGGCAGGCTGATGAGCTTATGGATGCCTCTATGAATATTTGGAAAACATTTAATAAGCAAGAGCTTATGGATGTAGCCTTAGGAGTTGTTCCTATAGCAGGTGTTATTACATTACTCTATTTTTCAAGCGAGTTATTTCTTGGTGCAAGCCTTGGAAAATTGCTTCTGAGTATTAGAATAGGCAGTGATGACCGATATCCGGCGCCGTTTACTAAGCTATTTGCAAGATATATACTCAAAAATATAGGCGTAGTATTTGCATTAATAGGTTCTGCTGTTTCAATTTTAGTAATTGACCTTGCAGGCGACTTTTTGCAGTTTGTAATATATATTGGATTTTTGTTTACAATAGGAAGACGTTCACAGGGATTTCATGATATGCTTTCTGCTACTGCTGTCTATTATACAAATGAATTAATTGACAATAATAATATTAATCAGGAATAA